A single window of Montipora capricornis isolate CH-2021 chromosome 14, ASM3666992v2, whole genome shotgun sequence DNA harbors:
- the LOC138033376 gene encoding lactadherin-like: MEFGAIKDAQIKASSEYDLNHAAIQGRLNFQKSGKKQGAWSARYNDSNQWLQIDLQGLYTKVTAVASQGRNQLDQWVTKYKLQYSNDGVTFRYFREEGQTVDKDFAANNDQNSIIYHKLNPPIMARYVRFRPVTWNNYISMRVEVYGCKQECQQPLGMEFGAIKDAQIKASSEYDLKHAASQGRLNLRMSGEKRGTWSAKNNDENQWLQIDLQGSYTKVTAVASQGRNQINQWVTMYKLQYSNDGFTFQYFREEGETVDKEFAANNDKNSIIYHKLNPPIMARYVRFRPVTWHNHISMRVEVYGCKQGPPDPVH, from the exons ATGGAATTTGGCGCAATCAAAGATGCGCAAATAAAAGCGTCTTCTGAGTATGACCTAAATCACGCCGCCATCCAGGGAAGACTTAACTTCCAAAAGTCAGGAAAAAAACAAGGTGCCTGGTCCGCACGGTATAACGATTCCAATCAATGGTTGCAGATTGATCTGCAAGGGTTGTACACTAAAGTGACGGCGGTAGCTTCACAAGGAAGGAATCAGCTTGACCAATGGGTTACAAAGTACAAACTTCAATACAGTAACGATGGAGTTACCTTCCGATACTTCAGGGAGGAAGGACAGACCGTTGACAAA GATTTCGCTGCAAATAACGATCAAAATTCAATCATCTATCACAAGTTAAACCCACCAATCATGGCCCGATACGTACGATTCCGACCCGTCACTTGGAACAATTACATATCAATGAGAGTAGAAGTCTATGGCTGCAAACAAG AATGCCAACAACCTCTTGGCATGGAATTTGGCGCAATCAAAGATGCGCAAATAAAAGCGTCTTCTGAGTATGACCTAAAGCACGCCGCCAGCCAGGGAAGACTCAACCTCCGAATGTCAGGAGAAAAACGTGGTACCTGGTCCGCAAAGAATAACGATGAGAATCAATGGTTGCAGATTGATCTGCAAGGGTCGTACACTAAAGTGACGGCGGTAGCTTCACAAGGAAGGAATCAGATTAACCAATGGGTTACAATGTACAAACTTCAATACAGTAACGATGGATTTACCTTCCAATACTTCAGGGAGGAAGGAGAGACCGTTGACAAA GAATTCGCTGcaaataacgacaaaaattcaATCATCTATCACAAGTTAAACCCACCAATCATGGCCCGATACGTACGATTCCGACCCGTCACTTGGCACAATCACATATCAATGAGAGTAGAAGTCTATGGCTGCAAACAAG GTCCACCGGATCCGGTTCACTAG